The sequence below is a genomic window from Phoenix dactylifera cultivar Barhee BC4 chromosome 16, palm_55x_up_171113_PBpolish2nd_filt_p, whole genome shotgun sequence.
TATCatataaaataaacaaaaaatcaaaaattgtcatccattaaataattaaataaatactgATCTAGATTTAAGTTTGTACCGGCAAGTTTAGAGATTTACGGTATTTCTTTTTACATAAACATGATATGGGGCTCACAATAGATGAAATTTCATAAGAGCAATGAAAAATATAGTTATATAAAAAAAGTCAAATATTGCATGAACGGGTTTGATTAGCATTTAATTTCCACCAGCTTTTAGCTTTGTTGATTATTGCTAGAGCAGGGGGATCATGCAAAAGTTGGTCATAGAATAGCATGAGATGTTTTTAGCTTCCGTTCATTCTTGTAAATTTTTAAGTTaactattgttttataaaaattatttgtttGTCTCAACTCTTTTAACAAATCCTTCTACCTAGAAAACATTGATTGATGCAAAATTAGATCTACAACAAATTATTTCTTTGATACATATACTAAAATATCCCTTCAAAATGTGTGACTTATCATGAAGGAGAGAAACGAAAGATCTACGTCAACAAAGGGTGAAAAATCGTTGATTagtttataaaaatttaaacattgaaaaaaaattaacaaaatatatatttccAAATATCCAACATGTATCACTTTCGAATTTGCATATATGCATCAAGCATACTAAGTGCTATCATAAATTAATTCTACGACACGTCGCAAGCTCAACATCAAATCTAATTATCGTAACTTCAATCCAACTGAACCCTATTTCATATCGAGCCAACCATACCAACAAATTGCATTTAACCTATTTCTTAAGTAATATAGTGATACATGCATCATCACCAAGATTTAAATCATAGATCTTCTCCAATAAAACTTTGGTGTCAACCGATTGAGCTAACATCTGAGCCAAATTCATTCAGCATACTAAGATGATCAACCATTCAGGATCAGTCAAACGAGTCAAAACTCGTCCCTTCCTAACCAACACCAATTAGCCGCCCCTCACAACTTCTTATCCAACCCAAACCTTTTCGCAAAGAACCAGTCTCGGACCCAAGCCGGCGACCAAGCCAGCACCGCAAACAGGCCCGTCATGTGGCCGAACGCGATCTCCCTCGGCGGCCTCGGGCTCAGCACTTTCCGCGCCACGTGCCGCGCGAAGATTCCCGCATCCGTCGCCTTCGTCCCCTGCGACGCCCTTGCCCTCTCTGCGATCGCGGCCTCGAAGCCCTTGTAAAGCCTCCACTCCTGCCTCCCGAGCCGCTCCTCGTTCGCCCGGCCCAGGTTGGACCGGACCGAACCGGGACGCACCTTTACGACATGAACCCCGAACGGTCGGAGCTCAACCCGGAGCGCGTCGGACACCGCGTGGACCGCGGCCTTGGACGCGCAGTACGAACCGGCCCACGGGGTCGGGACCGAACCGACCACGCTCCCCATGTTAACGATCCGGCCGGACCGGCGGGAGGACATGTGAGGGGCCACGGCCTGGACCATACGTAGCTGGCCTAACGTGTTCACCTCCCATGCACGTCTAATGGCGTCCAGGTTGAGCTCGGCCAACGGCCCCGTGCCGCCGACGCCGGCGTTGTTGACGAGGACGTCGATGCGGCCGCACGCCGATAGAATTTTGGATGTCGCATGGGCGGCGCTTTGGTCGGAGGTGACGTCGAGCTCGAGGGGTTCGATGGAGTCGGATTGGAGGTCGGCGAGCTCGGAGAGGCGGCCGGGGAGGTCAGAGGCGAAGACGTAGCAGCCATGGTCGGCGAAGGCCTTGCAGTATTCGTAGCCGATGCCGCCCTTGGCGCAGCCGGTGATCAGGACTACCTTCTTGTTGTCATCCATCCTTGGTAGGTCGAAGGAGCATTCAGAGTGTTGGTGAATTTATATGGAAGGGTGAACatagaagtcagtgggagatcCGCCAAGTTATAAATACTATTGTAATCTTAGGTTCATAATTTACGGGATGATGCTGAGAATATGCGCGAGGAGATGCTGAAATTTCTTGTCACAGATATGCTAACCGGCCGGCTAGGGT
It includes:
- the LOC103713693 gene encoding short-chain dehydrogenase ptmH-like; this encodes MDDNKKVVLITGCAKGGIGYEYCKAFADHGCYVFASDLPGRLSELADLQSDSIEPLELDVTSDQSAAHATSKILSACGRIDVLVNNAGVGGTGPLAELNLDAIRRAWEVNTLGQLRMVQAVAPHMSSRRSGRIVNMGSVVGSVPTPWAGSYCASKAAVHAVSDALRVELRPFGVHVVKVRPGSVRSNLGRANEERLGRQEWRLYKGFEAAIAERARASQGTKATDAGIFARHVARKVLSPRPPREIAFGHMTGLFAVLAWSPAWVRDWFFAKRFGLDKKL